ATATTAGAATTGGAATTAACAGCTTGTTTTGTGTGTTATAGATAAGAGTACTTatctaaataattgtttttttaaataaaacttcacaTTGTAATATACTCACTTCTCAGTTTTTAGCATCTATTTGATAGCTGATAGGCTTCCTCGCTACAGGAAATATCAGAAGTTTAATACACTCCAGACCTTCATACATGAAAAAGGTTAGAAACAGGTGAATGTATTCGAAAATCATTAATCTTTACTAATAtaatcagaaaacaaaaattcctcttgaagtcttaaaataataatacttcattGTTTAAGTTCTTAAATTTCCTCACGTAATACATCACTAGGTATTGTAATACTGCATAATAACAAGGCAGGaaataaatgtactaaaaattcTGAATCCATGTAAAATGGATGAAAACATAGTTCATTCAGCTTGCtttcttagaaaaaatgaaaatgaaaacatatttccaAAACTTTCAGTTTTCTCTGTTACttcatttattgtcattttaatttgcGAAGCAcgttaatatttattcaattagctgtaatgaaaattatttcttttcataaacgATTAGTAAGCCTTAAACATTgatctttataatattcataaattagtaACAATTAGAATAACTTACAATTAGaatgtaaatattcaaatcagtaaatttaatatttttttgtatgtaaaataaacatatacatatacataaataatatacatacttataataaatatacatacatagTAAATATACATACTTCCCAATCTTTATAACATTTTCTATCATTTCGAAAATGACCATCACAGATAAACCTACCCATAATCCTATCTCATTGcctataaaacaaaacaattctgCCAGTTCCCATTTCGCTCGTTGTTCGTAGAGGCGATTTTCTAAAgacgagaaaaatatatttaatttcatggaatttcttaaattataacaAGATTGGGAATCTTCACaatattcacttaattttaaacgtgaaattgaaattattttgtagtaGTAAACAGATCTGCAAGGCAAATTACAGTTGCATGTTGCTCCATTCCTGGACATAATATCCAGAACTTCGTCCAAACAGCAAGATTCCGTCTTGTTCAAAAAATTGCATGGTTTCAATTCCTTCATTACACCTAAGGTTTGATCAATGCAGCCACACCTTTCGAAATTCTTCTGTTGAATGCATGACCGGATACATGTATTTTTGCTACTCATAGCACTTCCAGCCTCTGAATCATAGTTGAAGCAATTGTCTTTATATGGTGCTGGTAATCTGTGGAAAACCGTTTGTTTCAGGGACACTGTGAATTCGTATCCAGGACTGATAATGAACCCATCTTCTTCAGGATTAGGATTCTCAGATGGttcatgaatgaatatttttgccCCACTGGTACGAgttgtatttataaaatcatttatctgCAATTTCAGCTTCATCCGCAAACCACTCTTCTCCCCAGTTTCTGATATTAATAATGGTTTTACACcttgaattcttttattgaaagttATGCAATTTCCATATCGATAATTTGTGAAATTCGTAAACTTAGAGAGAGAACAAATTTTGCCGTTAAATGTGCACATATTCACAAGATACGAAGGATCTATACCAAATTCAAAACGTGCCTCTTCGTTCATTCCGTAATAACGCATTAGAAATCTCAATGTCGTCTCAACATTTTCATTCCTCACATTGGAACTATTTTTACAATAATGCAAACCTCTACTTTCGGAAAGTATCAATGGCGTTCCCGAAATATCTTCATCATGGGGTGATCTGCTGGGGAAATCGTGACATCCGATTCAAATTGCAAACCGTCACTGCAGGAAATTTCAAACTGCGTCTCAGTTCTATTCGAAAACCAACAACAACTGGATATTGCCAGTAGAAATAacagtaattatgaatattataaatacttcCTATAGCACATGCAATGAGAATCATAATCCAGATAATACGAAATTTGGATTGACCGATTcgggaaaaaacaaaaattgacgaGTTACTGAATATTGTTGAAACAATATTTCGACTGCTGTCTAACCGATTGTTATTCTGTAAGACATTTTCCTcagaaatagttttcattttgttaaattttctccGGAATTTTTCCCCAGTGATTTGTGCTTTGCGAaaaagttttcgttatttttttttatccaacttttttattaaatcgtattttttgaagaatcaagcataaaaatagtttgattgaatctataaaaagaactttaaatatttttatattcataagtgACCGATggttctaaatattattttaaagctaaaaattcatatatatcaaaacactTTCATGGCACTTTAGTATTttgttaatgatataaatttacttAAGAAACCCAATCTTGTTGCTCAGAGTAAATGTTGAAGTTCCTATTGAGAGAACGGAGAGTGATGAGTCTTTTCCAGTCAAATTTGTCATGTTAAAAATCTATATGCCTGTAGATATTGTGAAACACAAACAATATGAAACAATTTATCCATTCGGTTATTACAttagaatcatttttattgatatccaacagaaattttgaactttttattgtCATCTTATAGTCATTGTAACTGGTCATATAAATAATctactttcttattattttttatgagattATAGATTCCTAGATATCTCAAGTTTGATTATGCTTATTTTCACTATTActccttttttttcttgtagCTATTAtagtagattatatttataatttattttttatgttttttatgaaagattataGATTATTGGATATTTGATTGTAGTTTTGTAGTTTGTAGTttgattgtaattattttaaccaTATAGTTAATTTCCTGCTTATAAAAATTCTGCAGTTTTATAGGAAAAAACTTTTAGCGTTTTTCTAAATCAGAGCTTTGAGccaattttctgtcattttctcATGACTCGAAAAATGGGCAAATCCTATGTCTGTGCACTTTGTATTTGATAATATTCAAATACCTTTTAGCTGCAATATTTTACTTAGTCAAATTGAAGTAAATGTTCCAATTGATAAGAATTATTCTGTAAGAGCAATTAATCTCTTAAACAAATtactataaatcatatttttcgaGGATTTTAATTCAtgctttgaatgaaattttgtatgttctCCCAATTGCAAAACATTTGATTTCCATCATTTTGCTGCCTATTTATGCTCTCATTTTAGAATAATTagctatttatatatatttacatacatcattttttaatcatgttaATGAGTGAATACTTTTAGGTAACAGCCAATAAAAGTTTATGTGGTCTGCAAACCTATACGAGGCACATTGCATGCTCTactcttctttatatatatatatatatatatatatatatatatatatatatatatatatatatatatatatatatatatatatatatatatatgcttttttataaacatttaaatatattatatgaaagaaatgtataaaattaagtgAACCTAGGAAAATTTTGCAAcccaagaaaataattaaataaataaaatccaggCATTTCTTATCTTTCATTTGCTTTTGCAACAAAGGcttcagttatttctttttgaatcatattattttatgatactatttaaaaattagacaGAATATGGTTTTATTAAATCTGtaagttaaaaagtttaaatttatgaattgcaGAATGCTATATTTTTGGTAAATGGTTCTAACTGATATAATACTACTAAGCTATGTCATAAACCTTTCCTACAGTATAGTAGCCCCTATTGGAAAGGATATTAATGGAAAATGGAATTCTGAAGTGTTTTCATAATATTGATGAACAGTGAATtggtaaacatgtttttaattatttgaaataaaatttggaagcttggaattttgttttacgaagttttaaaattgcaaCAACTAAATTCTTACTAATTAGCATTTCACAACATTGCGAAGGAATGCTATGTACTAAATGTAGAAGAGTAATCACAAAGCGTTCATTtcggattttatataaaaagcattaaGCACAGAACAGAGAGGGGGTTtagatatacataaatatattaaaattcaaacaattttccaTATTGATTCAATCTGTTTTCTGAAATAaccttgaaaaaatgaaaaattcaattttgaaaatcaaataagaaaagaaaaaaatataaattaaaacaaataaaaggatGAATTACTTAAATGCGCAACATCTCTATATATACAAAATCTATacatacaatatatacatatCTCTATATATACAATATCTACATCTCTATGAGCTACAAAAATATGTTCttgaagaagagaaaaaaatataatagtaatacttgaaaatgcatttttcttaaaaagttgtAAAGGGTAATAGTGGACAAGTTACACATCCCTATATGTATTAAGAATAGCGTAGAGGGATGAAATAATCAAACCCAACATATTGAAAAACAAACTTGaagaaaattcttagaaaattattaatgacaaaaaaggattataaaaataaaaagcaatatctATAGATGTTCAAAGCTATGTCACAGTTTATGTTTACTTAATGATGACAAATTAGATTTTAACATATGAGCAGTTGCGCTTATTACAATGGCTGCATAATATTATTCAATCTTTTTTGTATGAGGATTTCGGAAAATATTTCTAAGCCAAGTATTTTATAAACAAGTGTTTGTAAAAGTTTCAAAGTGGTGAAGTATGGTAGCAGAAGATTGCATAGGGAATGGAGCATTGAAAACTCATAATCCCCAacagataaatgattttttaaacatttagtaCATTCAATAACCTTTACTTTCATCATTTAATCTTCTTACGCAATATGTAGATTGGAGAGCACCCAATGGAGCAAAAAAAGATGAAAGATTTATCAAATCACTCAATTTTCGCACcctaaaagaaatttcaaattgatatgATGAAATTCGAATGTAACCATTAGATTATAATATTAGTACAGGACTTATTGATAGCTGTaggaaattttaaagcatttttttgttatttattttgcccTTTGTAGATTTATAAtgaagtataattatattttactttttgcatttattttagaaCAGATAAAATCCGTTTCTTgtatattttagatttgattatattcattatactAGTAAATTAGATGTTTCTAGATAGTTAATTTAGTCCTTGCAAAATTTCGATCATtcaatagttttaaaagttttttttttatttccacttctTTATAAAagaggtaaaataaaaaaagtttatgacAATTTACTGTCATTTCCTTCGTTCTGTAACCATAAAATGGTCAAATCACATTTTTGCGTCCTTTTGTTTGATAATATTCAGGACATTTTTAAAGCTccaatattctattaaaatatatttggaataaatacttGAATAAGATTTATCTCCATAGGaacttattcaaaacaatttataagttaagcaaatagttataaaaaatatttttgagtgctTTTAAATCCCCTTCTGAATGAAGTTTTAGAAATTGATCCAATAGCACAATGCCCGATTACCTTTAATTTTCTGCCTATATACTgtctaatttcagaaaaaaaaattacctctaTACATGCATGCATTATTTCCTTGATGATGTTAATAATAGATTAGTTTAGGAAAATTTGAGTAAATGactacaaatttttgaataaacttttgGGCATATAATGCTTAGTGATGAATACAATACGTTAACATAATAACACATAATATATGCTAcgaatttttacatcttttagataaatagaataattttttattgagaaatagtACTTTAGGGTAATTGAGAACGagtgtaaaataaattctgacGCAATGAATAATAGTTTCTTACCATCTTAAATGCATTCTCTTCAAAT
The Argiope bruennichi chromosome 6, qqArgBrue1.1, whole genome shotgun sequence DNA segment above includes these coding regions:
- the LOC129971812 gene encoding degenerin mec-10-like, translated to MNEEARFEFGIDPSYLVNMCTFNGKICSLSKFTNFTNYRYGNCITFNKRIQGVKPLLISETGEKSGLRMKLKLQINDFINTTRTSGAKIFIHEPSENPNPEEDGFIISPGYEFTVSLKQTVFHRLPAPYKDNCFNYDSEAGSAMSSKNTCIRSCIQQKNFERCGCIDQTLGVMKELKPCNFLNKTESCCLDEVLDIMSRNGATCNSRKPISYQIDAKN